A stretch of the Cottoperca gobio chromosome 2, fCotGob3.1, whole genome shotgun sequence genome encodes the following:
- the LOC115016706 gene encoding LOW QUALITY PROTEIN: ankyrin repeat domain-containing protein SOWAHC-like (The sequence of the model RefSeq protein was modified relative to this genomic sequence to represent the inferred CDS: deleted 1 base in 1 codon) produces the protein MAAECTQETILDFLKEKGGKVKNSDLIEHFKAVFPEEPDRKTAVRRTFKNYVDNIAFVKSESGVKYVCLKKKFQEQFNRNITETNGTETELVTLQMLNEEKLVHRYYPTGSDSRQARADDALQDSAPPRAAGGEVHTPGSGYGNYSQVRVPHVFSSATISPDKKDDNGTARELVCIVEEVDSHSGDMGNRDSFKREKRESRKEHVGKAPQIPQISVIGASPLLAEGPMFTLPRPVQTAGQVHAVPPRDRQVDTQSCLKEAEQMNVVTRRRCVSSDDEEDEGQLDLHSLSGSDGNDSPKGSREHFIQVMMRSSPQLRRSMVLRSSVYMSSRSDGDSASLVSSNLDDDRTSITLDPLEHQWMMCASDGEWGSLYQLLATEPSLVLRKDFVTGFTCLHWAAKQGKPELIALIINFAKQHNIPISVDVRSNTGYTPLHIAAMHNHMDVVKLLVGAYSADVEVRDYSGRKACQYLTDNVSVDIRDIIGAYEHSDTKNAECSDGGRWRFSKVLQSNLKPLRLLDPNDCDSVDGEDRPRQKVVRRKSSLSRMKPKLQKLRLRTSQIVHSTTFRDTEELEGSMKASFKSRPKTSFFG, from the exons ATGGCCGCCGAGTGTACTCAAGAGACAATTCTGGACTTTCTGAAGGAGAAAGGAGGCAAAGTGAAAAACTCTGATTTAATTGAGCATTTTAAGGCCGTATTCCCAGAGGAGCCGGATAGAAAAACGGCTGTGCGTCGGACATTTAAAAACTACGTTGACAACATTGCTTTTGTAAAAAGTGAGAGTGGAGTTAAATATGTATGTCTGAAGAAGAAGTTTCAGGAGCAATTTAACCGGAATATCACCGAGACAAATGGGACAGAGACTGAGCTGGTGACGTTACAAATgttaaatgaagaaaaactcGTTCACCGTTATTATCCCACAGGTTCAGACAGCAGGCAGGCTCGTGCTGATGACGCATTGCAGGACTCAGCCCCGCCTCGCGCTGCAGGCGGTGAGGTACACACACCTGGCTCAGGTTACGGAAATTACAGCCAGGTAAGAGTTCCGCATGTTTTCTCCTCTGCAACCATTTCCCCGGACAAAAAAGACGACAACGGTACGGCTCGTGAGCTTGTTTGTATAGTTGAGGAAGTTGACAGCCACTCAGGTGATATGGGAAACAGAGATAGCttcaaaagagaaaagagggagtcCAGGAAGGAGCATGTTGGAAAGGCGCCTCAGATTCCACAAATATCAGTGATTGGAGCTTCGCCTCTCCTCGCAGAGGGACCTATGTTCACTCTGCCCCGGCCTGTACAGACTGCAGGACAGGTACACGCAGTTCCTCCCAGAGACCGACAGGTCGACACACAGTCATGTCTGAAGGAAGCAGAGCAGATGAATGTGGTGACCAGGCGCAGATGTGTCTCCTCAGAcgatgaggaggatgaaggcCAGTTGGATTTACACAGTTTGTCCGGGAGTGACGGAAACGACAGCCCCAAAGGCAGCCGTGAACACTTCATCCAGGTGATGATGAGAAGCTCCCCCCAGCTGAGGCGCAGCATGGTGTTACGCAGCTCCGTTTACATGTCCTCCAGGAGTGATGGGGACTCCGCTTCCCTCGTCTCCTCCAACCTGGACGACGACAGGACGTCGATCACCCTGGACCCGCTGGAACACCAGTGGATGATGTGTGCTTCAGATGGGGAGTGGGGCAGCTTGTACCAGCTCCTCGCCACAGAGCCCAGCCTCGTCCTCAGGAAGGACTTTGTCACTGGT TTCACCTGCCTGCACTGGGCTGCCAagcaaggcaagcctgagctcATAGCACTGATCATCAACTTTGCCAAACAGCACAATATTCCCATCAGTGTTGATGTTCGATCCAACACGGGCTACACGCCATTGCACATTGCTGCCATGCACAACCACATGGATGTGGTGAAGCTGCTGGTGGGGGCCTACAGTGCAGATGTGGAGGTCAGAGACTACAGCGGGAGGAAGGCTTGCCAGTACCTCACTGACAATGTGAGCGTGGACATTCGGGACATCATAGGAGCATACGAGCATTCTGACACAAAGAATGCAGAGTGCAGTGATGGAGGCCGCTGGAGGTTCTCCAAGGTTCTCCAGTCTAACCTGAAGCCCCTCAGACTGCTCGACCCCAACGATTGTGACTCTGTGGACGGGGAGGATCGGCCCAGACAGAAAGTCGTCCGGAGGAAGTCTTCACTCAGCAGGATGAAGCCCAAACTTCAGAAGCTCCGCCTGAGAACATCGCAGATTGTCCACAGCACGACGTTCCGTGACACGGAGGAGCTGGAGGGCTCTATGAAAGCTTCCTTTAAGTCCAGACCCAAGACAAGTTTCTTTGGCTGA